A window from uncultured Desulfobacter sp. encodes these proteins:
- a CDS encoding fatty acid--CoA ligase has translation MTHINTTRLIAPCKDAYSYPLLIKNLLETPLIYAPDQEIIYRDLMRYSYRDFGLRVKKLANMLTTLGVKPGDTVAMMDWDSHRYLECFFAVPMMGAVLHTINIRLTAEQLIYTINHAEDDVILVNEDFLPLLSAVKDRFETVKHVVLITDKDRAPESDMNFAGEYELLMSDAQPVYEFPDFDENTMATTFYTTGTTGLPKGVFFSHRQLVLHTYGVMSGLSAYESQAAVNSGDVYMPLTPMFHVHAWGMPYLMTMLGAKQVYPGRYEPETLLKLIVTEKVTFSHCVPTIINMLLGSPGISKVDLDGWKVLIGGSALSQGLCKQGLKNNINLYTAYGMSETCPVLTVANIKPHLMDKSEDDLVEIRCKTGLPITNVRLEVVDTNGNPVSHDGQTAGEVVVRSPWLTQGYIKDEEKSAQLWENGWLHTGDIGVIDPEGYLKITDRLKDVIKTGGEWVSSLEIEDIISRHEAVSEVAVVGISDEKWGERPLAMVVLHDGFQGKVKDNDIQDFCMKYVENGHIPKYGIPAKIILDEQIPKTSVGKISKKDIRTKYK, from the coding sequence ATGACCCATATCAACACGACCAGACTCATTGCACCCTGCAAGGATGCCTACAGCTATCCCCTGCTGATTAAAAACCTTCTTGAAACCCCTTTGATTTACGCTCCGGACCAGGAAATCATTTATCGTGATTTGATGCGGTATTCTTACAGAGATTTCGGCCTGCGGGTGAAAAAACTTGCCAATATGCTGACAACGCTTGGGGTAAAACCCGGAGACACCGTTGCGATGATGGACTGGGATTCACATCGGTATCTTGAATGTTTCTTTGCTGTTCCCATGATGGGCGCGGTACTGCATACCATCAACATTCGTCTGACTGCCGAACAGCTGATTTACACCATCAACCATGCCGAAGATGACGTGATTCTGGTGAACGAAGACTTTCTGCCTTTGCTGTCCGCCGTCAAAGACCGGTTTGAGACCGTTAAACATGTGGTTCTGATCACAGACAAGGACCGTGCACCTGAATCGGACATGAATTTTGCCGGTGAATATGAACTGCTGATGTCCGATGCACAACCTGTCTATGAATTTCCTGACTTTGATGAAAATACCATGGCCACTACCTTTTACACCACCGGCACCACAGGTCTTCCCAAGGGTGTATTCTTCAGCCACCGCCAGCTGGTGCTTCACACCTACGGCGTGATGTCCGGATTGAGTGCATACGAATCCCAGGCCGCTGTAAATTCCGGGGATGTGTATATGCCGCTGACCCCCATGTTTCATGTCCATGCCTGGGGCATGCCCTATCTGATGACCATGCTGGGCGCCAAACAGGTGTATCCCGGACGCTATGAACCCGAGACGCTGCTCAAACTTATTGTTACCGAAAAGGTTACCTTTTCCCATTGTGTCCCCACCATTATCAACATGCTGTTGGGCAGTCCCGGAATCTCCAAAGTGGATCTGGACGGCTGGAAGGTTCTAATCGGAGGATCTGCGCTGTCCCAAGGGTTATGCAAACAAGGCTTGAAGAATAATATCAATCTTTACACCGCTTACGGCATGTCCGAAACCTGCCCGGTGCTCACGGTGGCCAATATCAAACCCCATCTCATGGATAAAAGTGAGGATGACCTGGTGGAAATCCGCTGTAAGACCGGGTTGCCCATTACCAATGTCCGGTTGGAAGTGGTGGATACAAACGGCAATCCGGTTTCCCATGACGGCCAGACTGCTGGTGAAGTGGTTGTCCGTTCCCCCTGGCTTACCCAGGGGTATATAAAAGATGAGGAAAAATCCGCACAATTATGGGAAAACGGCTGGCTCCATACCGGCGATATCGGGGTGATTGATCCCGAAGGCTACCTCAAGATTACAGACCGCCTCAAAGATGTCATAAAAACCGGCGGTGAATGGGTTTCCTCCCTGGAAATTGAGGATATTATATCCCGGCATGAAGCGGTATCCGAAGTGGCTGTGGTCGGTATCAGCGATGAAAAATGGGGGGAACGGCCTCTGGCCATGGTGGTGCTGCATGACGGTTTCCAGGGCAAAGTCAAGGACAATGATATTCAGGATTTCTGCATGAAGTATGTTGAGAATGGCCATATTCCCAAATATGGGATTCCTGCTAAAATCATCCTTGATGAACAGATTCCCAAAACATCGGTGGGCAAAATTTCCAAAAAAGATATCCGAACAAAATATAAATAA
- a CDS encoding acetyl-CoA C-acyltransferase gives MKDVVIVSACRTAIGAFGGTLKDLNGAYLASITMREAVKRANIDPAVIDDVRYGTCLEHHDTLNTTRVAALMAGIPDTVPAATINRVCISGMEAVLSGMAMIQAGMADVILAGGTEHMSGVPYAVPNARWGCRLQDTGFVDAMIHALHCGSYLLPLDDTSPVDTSQAPAADFLGQPYIMGHTAEFVAQLLDISRAEMDEVALRSHNNAERATKDGSFAEEIVPVEVPQRKKDPIKFDKDEHFRPGMTLEKLAALSPAFVPKIGKVTAGNASGINDGSTGMVIMSAEKAKELGVIPIAKIKATGMGACHPSVMGLSPVPAVKDLMAKSGITINDFQLIEVNEAFAAQYLGCERELCLNREITNVNGSGIGLGHPVGSTGARVMTTLMYAMKNRGKSLGLATLCGGGGVSMACAIEML, from the coding sequence ATGAAAGACGTTGTTATTGTATCAGCCTGCCGCACTGCCATAGGCGCCTTTGGCGGCACATTAAAAGACCTGAACGGAGCCTATCTTGCCAGTATTACCATGAGAGAGGCCGTCAAACGGGCAAATATTGATCCTGCCGTCATTGATGACGTGCGCTACGGCACCTGTTTGGAGCACCATGACACCCTGAACACCACCCGGGTGGCTGCACTGATGGCAGGTATTCCGGATACAGTCCCTGCCGCCACTATCAACAGAGTGTGCATCTCCGGCATGGAAGCGGTCCTTTCCGGTATGGCCATGATCCAGGCCGGCATGGCCGATGTCATTCTGGCAGGCGGCACCGAGCATATGTCCGGAGTTCCCTATGCCGTACCCAACGCCCGCTGGGGATGTCGTCTCCAGGATACCGGTTTCGTGGACGCCATGATTCATGCCCTGCACTGCGGTTCCTATCTTCTGCCCCTGGATGACACCTCTCCTGTGGATACCTCCCAGGCGCCTGCCGCCGATTTTCTGGGTCAACCCTATATCATGGGCCACACGGCAGAGTTCGTTGCCCAGCTTCTGGACATCAGCAGGGCTGAGATGGACGAGGTCGCCCTTCGCTCCCATAACAATGCGGAACGGGCCACCAAAGACGGCAGTTTTGCCGAAGAAATCGTTCCTGTTGAAGTGCCCCAACGCAAAAAAGATCCTATTAAATTTGATAAAGATGAACATTTCAGGCCCGGCATGACCCTGGAAAAACTTGCGGCCCTCTCCCCGGCATTTGTCCCCAAAATCGGCAAGGTCACTGCAGGCAACGCCTCGGGCATCAATGACGGGTCCACCGGCATGGTGATCATGTCCGCAGAAAAGGCCAAAGAGCTGGGGGTTATCCCCATTGCAAAAATAAAAGCCACGGGCATGGGTGCCTGCCATCCTTCGGTCATGGGGCTCTCTCCGGTTCCGGCGGTCAAGGACCTTATGGCAAAATCCGGTATAACTATCAATGATTTTCAACTGATTGAGGTGAATGAAGCCTTTGCCGCCCAGTACCTGGGATGCGAAAGAGAGCTGTGCCTGAACAGGGAGATCACCAATGTCAACGGGTCCGGCATAGGCCTGGGACATCCTGTGGGGTCCACCGGCGCCCGGGTGATGACCACGTTAATGTATGCCATGAAAAATAGAGGCAAGAGCTTAGGCCTTGCCACGCTTTGCGGTGGCGGTGGTGTATCAATGGCCTGCGCCATTGAAATGCTGTAA
- the dnaE gene encoding DNA polymerase III subunit alpha: MTDNQDIPFYHLHLHSEYSLLDGAIRLNDLMTRCAEYKMDAVSITDHGTMFGVAEFYEKAHKAGIKPILGCEVYVAPRTLNDRTQLDRKGLRHLVLLAKDREGYTNLCKMVSVAQLQGFYFKPRIDKELLAAHAKGLVGLSACLKGDIPQAILAGDQAKADDLARFYLDTLGEGNFFLEVQENGMQIQHRVNEGLLDLSKRLSIPMVATNDCHYLSNGDAKAHEILLCIQTGDTFDNADRFKFDSDQLYFKSKQEMADSLGHFPDAIANTKLIADMCDVDFGKKTYHFPRYDLGDGLSEDELFKKLAMEGFEDRLAKIKEKNPDIDEQVYRDRIKYEIDIILEMGFPGYFLIVADFIGHARKIGVPVGPGRGSAAGSMVAYAMGITALDPIEHGLIFERFLNPARISMPDIDVDFCIEGREQVYDYTVKRYGGPDYVCQIITFGKLKAKAVIRDVGRALGVPLSEVDEVAKMIPDNAKNLKKALEEVPAIKDKCGETEVKTQMLEVAMLLEGLPRHASTHAAGVVVSDKPLWEYLPLFKGKEGETITQFDMTFTEKQGLVKFDFLGLRNLTVIKNCIALIEKQGDTPPDLLHLDYSDQKTFELLQNSDTTGVFQLESSGMKELISRLKPASFSDIVALVALYRPGPLDSGMADSYVERKHGREPVVYQFPELEPVLEETYGVILYQEQVMKIAGVLANYTMAQADGLRKAMGKKIAAMMEEHRALFMKGAQEKGLDPKKAEEVFDLMEKFGGYGFNKSHSAAYALIAYQTAYLKAHFPVEFIAALMTSERSNSDAVLKYMDECKGHSIKVLPPDVNQSDAFFNVDNHCIRFGLAAIKGVGEAAIESIVQIREKDGDYDSLYDFCERVNLSKANKKVIEALIKCGAFDSTGDKRSQMMAVLEDALDHGARIQKEKADAQLDLFADSGVGICLPSNIPKMPEMDEWAGKDLLELEKEALGFYITGHPMDDYADIIRKFTSVNTITLQDAPDEKMVRIGGNLKIQKIHKTKKGDLMAFCNIEDQYSTVELVVFPNLYAMTHTFLSQEQVVIVEAEVQKKENTVKLIGEAIVPATQAETLWAAGIVMQVDANHHKTDVLDQLKPVIERYPGNCVSLFNIHIDSEHPDVMVKLSDEYKSDACPGLFQEIETILGPGTIETRCAPVKDKVKKKKRWPKKQVS; encoded by the coding sequence ATGACCGATAATCAGGATATCCCCTTTTATCATCTGCATCTTCACTCCGAGTACTCCCTGCTTGACGGGGCCATCCGGTTAAACGACCTGATGACACGGTGTGCGGAATATAAGATGGATGCCGTGTCCATTACGGACCACGGTACCATGTTCGGTGTTGCCGAATTTTATGAGAAAGCGCATAAAGCCGGTATTAAACCCATCCTGGGCTGTGAAGTCTATGTGGCCCCCAGAACCTTAAATGACCGGACCCAGCTGGATCGAAAGGGGTTAAGGCATCTGGTGCTGCTGGCCAAGGACAGGGAAGGCTACACCAACCTTTGCAAGATGGTCTCCGTGGCCCAGCTCCAGGGCTTTTATTTTAAGCCCAGAATCGACAAGGAGCTTCTGGCTGCACATGCCAAGGGCCTTGTGGGGCTGTCGGCCTGCCTGAAGGGAGATATCCCCCAGGCCATTCTGGCCGGGGACCAGGCCAAAGCAGATGATCTGGCGCGGTTTTATCTTGATACCCTGGGCGAAGGAAATTTTTTCCTTGAAGTCCAGGAAAACGGCATGCAGATCCAGCACCGCGTGAACGAAGGCCTGCTGGATTTGAGCAAGCGGCTCTCCATTCCCATGGTGGCCACCAATGACTGCCACTACCTGTCCAACGGCGATGCCAAGGCCCATGAAATTCTGTTGTGCATCCAGACCGGCGACACCTTTGACAATGCCGACCGGTTTAAATTTGATTCGGATCAGCTCTATTTCAAATCAAAACAGGAGATGGCCGATTCCCTCGGTCATTTTCCCGATGCCATAGCCAATACCAAGCTGATCGCAGATATGTGCGATGTGGATTTCGGCAAAAAAACCTATCATTTCCCGCGATATGACCTTGGCGATGGGCTGTCCGAGGACGAACTGTTTAAAAAACTTGCCATGGAAGGCTTTGAAGACCGTCTTGCCAAAATCAAGGAGAAGAATCCCGATATTGATGAGCAGGTTTACAGGGACCGGATCAAGTACGAGATTGACATTATTCTTGAAATGGGGTTTCCGGGCTATTTTCTCATTGTGGCCGACTTTATCGGGCATGCGCGAAAAATCGGGGTGCCGGTGGGGCCGGGCAGGGGGTCTGCCGCCGGTTCCATGGTGGCCTACGCCATGGGAATTACCGCCCTTGACCCCATCGAACACGGCCTGATTTTTGAACGGTTTTTAAATCCCGCCCGTATCTCCATGCCTGATATTGATGTGGATTTTTGCATTGAGGGCCGGGAACAGGTGTATGATTATACGGTCAAGCGCTACGGCGGCCCCGATTATGTATGCCAGATCATTACCTTTGGAAAGCTTAAAGCCAAGGCCGTGATCCGGGATGTGGGAAGAGCCCTGGGCGTCCCCCTTTCCGAAGTGGATGAAGTGGCCAAGATGATCCCTGACAATGCTAAAAATCTGAAAAAAGCATTGGAAGAGGTACCGGCCATCAAGGATAAATGCGGGGAAACCGAGGTTAAAACCCAGATGCTTGAGGTGGCCATGCTGCTTGAAGGGCTGCCCCGGCACGCATCCACCCATGCGGCAGGGGTTGTGGTTTCCGACAAACCGCTGTGGGAATATCTGCCGCTGTTCAAGGGCAAAGAAGGTGAAACCATTACCCAGTTTGACATGACCTTCACTGAAAAACAGGGTTTGGTTAAATTTGACTTTCTAGGGCTTCGCAACCTCACCGTTATCAAGAACTGTATTGCCCTGATCGAAAAGCAGGGGGATACACCGCCGGATCTGCTGCACCTGGATTATTCGGATCAAAAGACCTTTGAACTTTTGCAAAATTCCGATACCACCGGGGTGTTCCAGCTTGAAAGTTCTGGTATGAAGGAACTGATCTCCCGGCTGAAGCCGGCCAGCTTCTCGGACATTGTGGCCCTTGTGGCCCTGTATCGGCCTGGCCCCTTGGATTCGGGCATGGCAGACAGCTATGTGGAACGAAAGCATGGTCGGGAGCCTGTGGTATATCAGTTCCCCGAGCTTGAGCCGGTACTCGAAGAGACCTACGGGGTGATCCTGTACCAGGAACAGGTCATGAAAATTGCCGGGGTCCTGGCCAATTACACCATGGCCCAGGCCGACGGGCTTCGAAAAGCCATGGGCAAAAAGATCGCCGCCATGATGGAGGAGCACCGGGCCCTGTTCATGAAAGGTGCCCAGGAAAAAGGTCTTGACCCGAAAAAGGCTGAAGAGGTCTTTGACCTCATGGAAAAATTCGGCGGTTACGGTTTTAATAAATCCCATTCTGCCGCCTATGCCCTGATTGCCTACCAGACTGCCTATCTTAAAGCCCATTTTCCTGTTGAGTTCATCGCCGCCCTGATGACGTCCGAACGCAGCAATTCCGATGCGGTGCTCAAATATATGGATGAGTGCAAAGGACACAGCATCAAGGTGCTGCCCCCGGATGTCAACCAGAGTGACGCCTTTTTCAATGTGGATAACCATTGTATCCGTTTTGGCCTGGCCGCCATTAAAGGGGTGGGAGAGGCTGCCATAGAATCCATTGTTCAAATTCGTGAAAAGGACGGGGACTATGACAGTCTTTATGATTTCTGCGAACGGGTAAATTTAAGCAAGGCCAATAAAAAAGTAATTGAAGCCCTGATCAAATGCGGGGCCTTTGACTCCACCGGGGACAAACGCTCCCAGATGATGGCGGTGCTCGAAGATGCCCTGGACCATGGAGCCAGAATCCAGAAGGAAAAAGCCGATGCCCAGCTGGATCTCTTTGCCGATTCGGGTGTGGGCATTTGTCTGCCCTCCAATATTCCTAAAATGCCTGAGATGGATGAATGGGCGGGCAAGGATCTGCTTGAACTGGAAAAAGAAGCCCTGGGGTTTTACATCACCGGACATCCCATGGATGATTATGCGGATATCATTCGAAAATTTACCAGTGTGAATACGATCACGCTCCAGGACGCGCCGGATGAAAAAATGGTCCGCATCGGCGGGAATCTCAAGATTCAGAAAATCCACAAGACCAAAAAAGGGGACTTGATGGCGTTCTGCAATATTGAAGATCAGTATTCAACCGTGGAGCTGGTGGTTTTCCCCAATCTGTATGCCATGACCCATACCTTTTTGTCCCAGGAACAAGTGGTGATTGTTGAAGCTGAAGTCCAGAAAAAAGAGAATACCGTTAAGCTGATCGGCGAAGCCATTGTGCCTGCAACCCAGGCCGAAACCCTTTGGGCTGCCGGTATTGTCATGCAGGTGGATGCCAATCATCATAAAACCGATGTGCTCGATCAGCTCAAACCCGTGATCGAACGGTATCCGGGCAATTGTGTCTCCTTGTTTAACATTCACATTGATTCTGAACATCCTGATGTGATGGTGAAATTGTCGGATGAGTATAAGTCAGATGCCTGCCCCGGTCTTTTCCAGGAGATTGAGACCATCCTTGGTCCCGGCACCATCGAAACCCGATGCGCCCCGGTCAAGGACAAGGTGAAGAAGAAAAAACGCTGGCCTAAAAAACAGGTGTCCTAG
- a CDS encoding response regulator transcription factor, which yields MKTKASGKILIVEDHPIFRMGLKDMIDSESDLCVCAEAEDVDTAIGFIISCCPDLAIVDLSLKNSSGFDLVCQIHQNHNFCRTLVLSMSDEALYAERCLLAGAQGYLMKQEASESVVTAIRNILNGQIHVSSRIMSRLLNVVTRQSKPEQASPLAAVSDRELEIFKMIGCGLTSKEIAVRLNISIKTVGTYRERIKEKLNLDNASELIRHAVIWVETGVFKGR from the coding sequence ATGAAAACAAAAGCGTCCGGCAAGATTTTGATTGTTGAAGACCATCCCATTTTTAGAATGGGGCTCAAGGATATGATCGACAGCGAATCTGATCTTTGTGTTTGTGCTGAAGCTGAAGATGTGGATACCGCCATCGGGTTTATTATTTCATGCTGCCCGGACCTGGCGATTGTGGATCTGTCACTGAAAAACAGTTCCGGCTTTGATCTGGTGTGCCAAATCCATCAAAATCACAATTTTTGCCGGACATTGGTTCTTTCCATGTCCGACGAGGCACTTTATGCCGAGCGGTGTCTGCTGGCCGGAGCCCAAGGGTATCTGATGAAGCAGGAAGCATCGGAATCCGTTGTCACAGCCATTCGCAATATTCTCAATGGACAGATCCATGTCAGTTCCAGGATCATGAGCCGTCTGCTCAATGTGGTCACCAGGCAGTCAAAACCGGAACAGGCCTCTCCTTTAGCCGCCGTTTCAGACCGGGAGCTTGAAATTTTCAAGATGATCGGATGCGGTCTGACATCAAAGGAAATTGCCGTGCGGTTGAATATCAGCATTAAGACCGTGGGGACATACCGGGAGCGGATCAAGGAAAAACTGAATTTAGACAATGCCAGCGAATTGATCCGCCATGCCGTGATCTGGGTGGAGACCGGTGTGTTTAAAGGTCGTTGA
- a CDS encoding BON domain-containing protein, whose translation MYYESSMENRTRSPATFVSDAVLLTRVRSKFISDDMVDDDEIQIKVRHGVVYLDGWVADSYQRRMAQALAQSVDGVNRVVSRLRLTNPGTIFINPDPRTPVF comes from the coding sequence GTGTACTACGAATCCAGCATGGAAAACAGAACCCGATCACCAGCAACTTTTGTCAGCGATGCGGTGCTCTTGACCCGGGTGAGATCTAAATTCATTTCCGATGATATGGTGGATGATGATGAGATTCAAATAAAAGTCCGCCATGGGGTGGTCTATCTTGACGGCTGGGTTGCAGACAGCTACCAGCGCCGCATGGCCCAGGCTCTGGCCCAGAGCGTTGACGGGGTGAACCGGGTGGTAAGCCGTCTTAGACTCACCAACCCGGGCACCATATTTATCAATCCGGACCCTAGGACACCTGTTTTTTAG
- a CDS encoding TerB family tellurite resistance protein: MSWLGKMIGGTIGLALGGPLGAVAGAAFGHAFVDKREDEYLRSIPGGQRGAGLSSNEEAQLVFFTAAFSMLAKISKADGRISEEEIKVVERFMVNDLQLDVATRETAKNIFRNAVTSSQTFEDFARQFYSVFSYQANIIELMMDVLFRVSSADGNISNAEEQMLLSASRIFRFSQSDYNRLHARYVKKSDPYYAVLQCDENATNEEIKKKYRTLVQEYHPDKIQAKGLPEEFVKFATDKFTEIQAAYEHIRKNRGF; encoded by the coding sequence ATGAGTTGGCTTGGAAAAATGATTGGCGGCACCATCGGACTGGCCCTGGGCGGACCCTTGGGGGCTGTGGCAGGAGCTGCATTCGGACATGCGTTTGTGGACAAAAGAGAGGATGAATATTTACGTTCCATTCCAGGTGGTCAGCGCGGAGCAGGTCTATCTTCCAACGAAGAGGCCCAGCTTGTTTTCTTTACCGCAGCCTTTTCCATGCTGGCGAAAATCAGTAAAGCGGACGGCCGGATCAGTGAAGAGGAGATAAAGGTTGTTGAACGCTTTATGGTTAATGATCTCCAGCTTGACGTAGCCACCCGCGAAACGGCTAAGAATATCTTTAGAAACGCCGTGACATCCTCCCAGACTTTTGAGGATTTTGCCCGGCAGTTTTATTCGGTATTCAGCTACCAGGCCAACATTATCGAGTTGATGATGGACGTCCTGTTCAGGGTATCTTCGGCCGACGGAAATATCTCTAATGCTGAAGAACAGATGCTGTTGTCCGCGTCACGCATTTTCAGATTTTCCCAGTCTGATTATAACCGCCTGCACGCCAGGTACGTGAAAAAATCTGATCCCTATTATGCGGTGCTTCAATGCGATGAAAATGCCACCAACGAGGAGATAAAAAAGAAATACCGTACCCTGGTCCAGGAGTATCACCCGGATAAAATCCAGGCCAAGGGACTGCCCGAAGAGTTTGTCAAGTTTGCCACGGATAAGTTTACCGAAATTCAGGCAGCTTATGAACACATCAGAAAAAACCGGGGTTTTTGA
- a CDS encoding cache domain-containing protein, whose translation MSKIIKFANNLRIRSKLLGAYTIAFLSALLIGGVIIILQVQHTIQNHIESELTNATLAIGNMVETAAHTSIKNHLRAVAEKNREIVAAIYKQVINEELTESKAKALCRKLLFSQTIGRTGYIFCANSKGIAAEHPQSGVTGKNFMDKEFVRLMIQKKRGYLVYEWKNPGEQEKRPKAMYMSYFEPWDWIIAVSSYREEFRELINVDDFRDSILKLKFGKSGYAYIMDSKGDVIVHPHISGNYYDAKGRDGNLWVHEICRMKTGRIVYSWKNPGDPFPRKKLAIFNYIPEYDWIIVSASLLDEIYAPLNTVKTIIVAIVVLISLLVFVFSLWINASVVRPLRALMNQFDQGASGDFSVRMPVKTTDEIGQLAGYFNRFMGTLERSSKDLQEEIVQRKKNEQALKLSEEIFSKAFRSSPAGMFIATLDGSRIINVNDSFLKITGHDLLDLVGKELLTLSFFQKREEGRALFNDIKTRRPVVNRETGFLTASGQLRQGLISGEGVTLWGEACILGAMADITESRRLEREILDISQNERQKIAMSLHDDLCPQLIGIEFMVKMLEKRLVQNGASHKQDAERTHQIRELILDAIEKTRNLSRGLSPVNLEDRRFDDSLADLVRYVKDVFRIECCLDSLPDQGIIRPFRDNNIATHVYYIAHEAIHNAAKHSGCTRIKICLDKDQDQIRLTITDNGSGFDAVGSHAGLGIRIMSYRAARIGGRLTITRAGEKGTRVYLELPAFGDQL comes from the coding sequence ATGAGCAAAATTATTAAATTTGCCAATAATCTTCGAATCCGGTCAAAATTGCTGGGGGCATATACCATTGCCTTTTTATCTGCACTTCTCATTGGCGGCGTCATCATCATTCTCCAGGTTCAGCACACCATTCAGAACCACATCGAAAGCGAACTTACCAATGCCACCCTTGCCATCGGAAACATGGTGGAAACGGCAGCCCATACATCCATTAAAAATCATTTGCGTGCAGTGGCTGAAAAAAACAGGGAAATTGTGGCAGCCATATATAAACAGGTCATAAACGAGGAATTGACTGAATCAAAGGCAAAGGCCTTATGCCGGAAATTGCTGTTTTCCCAAACCATTGGCCGTACCGGGTATATCTTTTGTGCAAATTCCAAAGGCATCGCTGCCGAGCATCCCCAGTCCGGTGTTACCGGGAAAAATTTTATGGACAAGGAATTTGTCCGGTTAATGATTCAAAAAAAAAGAGGGTACCTGGTGTATGAGTGGAAAAATCCCGGTGAACAGGAAAAACGGCCCAAAGCCATGTATATGTCTTATTTTGAGCCCTGGGACTGGATCATCGCCGTTTCGTCCTACCGGGAGGAATTCAGGGAACTGATCAATGTGGATGATTTTCGTGACAGTATTCTGAAGCTTAAATTTGGAAAAAGCGGATATGCCTATATTATGGACAGTAAAGGAGATGTGATTGTCCATCCCCACATCAGCGGCAACTACTATGATGCCAAAGGCAGGGATGGAAATTTATGGGTGCATGAGATCTGCCGGATGAAGACAGGGCGCATTGTTTATTCCTGGAAAAATCCAGGTGATCCGTTTCCCCGGAAAAAATTGGCTATTTTTAACTATATTCCCGAATATGACTGGATCATCGTCTCGGCAAGTCTCCTGGATGAAATCTACGCCCCGTTGAACACGGTGAAAACCATTATTGTTGCCATTGTGGTCCTGATCTCCTTACTGGTTTTTGTCTTTTCCCTGTGGATTAATGCCTCGGTGGTCAGGCCCCTGCGTGCGCTTATGAATCAATTTGACCAGGGAGCATCCGGGGATTTCAGCGTACGCATGCCGGTCAAAACCACAGATGAGATCGGCCAGCTGGCCGGTTATTTTAACCGTTTCATGGGCACCCTTGAACGTTCTTCAAAGGACCTTCAGGAAGAGATCGTCCAGAGAAAAAAAAATGAACAGGCGTTGAAATTGTCCGAGGAGATCTTTTCCAAAGCCTTTCGTTCAAGCCCCGCGGGTATGTTTATTGCCACACTTGACGGCAGCAGGATTATTAATGTCAACGACAGTTTTTTAAAAATTACCGGCCATGACCTGTTGGATCTGGTGGGAAAGGAACTTTTAACCCTCTCTTTTTTCCAGAAACGGGAGGAAGGCAGGGCCTTGTTCAATGATATCAAAACGCGGCGGCCTGTGGTAAACCGGGAGACGGGATTTTTAACTGCATCAGGGCAATTGCGCCAGGGCCTGATCTCAGGGGAAGGTGTCACCTTGTGGGGAGAGGCGTGCATTCTGGGCGCCATGGCGGATATTACGGAATCCAGGCGGCTTGAGCGCGAAATTTTAGATATTTCCCAGAATGAACGCCAAAAAATAGCCATGTCCCTGCACGATGATTTATGCCCCCAGCTGATCGGTATTGAATTTATGGTTAAAATGCTGGAAAAACGCCTGGTACAGAACGGGGCATCGCACAAGCAAGATGCCGAACGCACGCATCAGATCAGAGAGCTGATTCTTGATGCCATCGAAAAAACCAGAAACCTGTCCCGGGGGTTGTCCCCGGTGAACCTTGAAGATCGAAGATTTGACGACTCCCTTGCGGACCTGGTCCGGTATGTAAAGGATGTTTTCAGGATTGAATGCTGCCTTGACAGCCTGCCGGATCAGGGTATAATCCGACCGTTTCGGGATAATAATATTGCCACCCATGTATACTATATCGCCCATGAGGCAATTCATAATGCCGCAAAGCATTCCGGTTGCACCCGGATCAAAATCTGTCTTGATAAAGATCAGGACCAAATCCGGTTAACGATCACCGATAACGGGTCAGGATTTGATGCGGTTGGCAGCCATGCCGGGCTTGGTATCAGAATTATGTCCTACAGGGCCGCCCGTATCGGGGGACGATTAACCATAACCCGGGCCGGGGAAAAAGGAACCCGGGTATACCTGGAACTGCCTGCCTTTGGAGATCAATTATGA